The DNA region TAATACTTCACTTGTATGACTTCCCATAGTACGATGTCATTATGGCTTTCAGTAGCATTACAACAACTGTGATATTAGAATCTTATTCTGTTATTCATGTGCTTATTTCAATTCAGTAACTGTTGCATTATCCTACCTAAAACAACGAAAACGGTGACAGCTGATCTCAGTAAAGCAAATCACATGAATACACATCATGATAATTAACGATTTTATAACGTCCTATAAAATGTATTTGTCAAATAAATTTTGTGATCATTTAGGATGAATCATGATTCACTTTCAGATCCATCGTCTGGTAGTAGTGCGTAACTTCAACAAGTATGTTGTCAGAAACATGGCTAACTCGATGGTACTGTACATACTCTATGCTATGCCATGGCCAGTACGCATACACTATCAATGAAAGCTCATATGTTCAAATCAGCGCTCCATGATTTCAAATACGGCATTGttgaaataacattgaaaatACATACGTAGAAATAATTACATGAAATAGATAATTAAACTACATGTTCTAtctcattatttatttaaattactcAACATTAGAAGTGTGATGAccaaattaatttttaatttagtAGTTATATTCTACTAATCATAAATTAATTAGCAATACAGATTAAATTTATTCTACACACATCTACAACAAAacttcattatatttttttttcgtcGGCAATAACTTTACCCTGTTTGTTATCTTACAGTAATGTAATCAAAGAATATGACAATAACGATTTTATAAagcttataataataataataataataataataataataataataataataataataataaagctTTTTTAGATTCGATAGCCTCATAGGTATAATGCCTCTTTCTCGTGAGGGTCGAGTGATTATTATCCTTAGCAAAGACGTAAATCTATACCAGGTACCcgattatacagctgggtgatCTAGGCAAATAATCGTGGTTCAAACCTTGCCCAGGGATTGTAGCCATTCAGAAAGAAACGGCAGCGACGAGgctacaacctgtagattccaagccgacAACTCTAACCATTCGTCAATCGGGACTCCACAAAAATGTTCATAATGTGCTACAGTCATGTTGcgtacagcatggatgtattaggagaCCCATGCGTACAGTAACAGTCTATGGTCAGATTGAATACAGGTGTGGAAACGTGTAAATCCCTTTACAATTGGCCCAAGCCAAACAGGGCATTCTTTTGTTTAGTAAATGCATACAGGTGTGGAAACGTGCAAATCCCTTTACACTTGGCCCACGCCAAACAGGGCATTACTTTAGTCTATTGTTTAGTAAATGCATACAGGTGTGGAAACATGTAAATCTCTTTACACTTGGCCCAAGCCAAACAGGGCATTAATTTAGTAGTGGATTTGCATAACCCCATATCTTTGGCCAATTTAATTCATGACTGCTTTTACCCAATGACATGTAGAGGGCTGGAACACAGATGATTTATGGGAAATGGGGTAGGATATAATTGACTTGTTTTCTGTAAGTTTTTGGCAGATTTGGTTTGAGAGCTAAGAGAGCTCAATAAAGCTACATCTCCTTCTCTCAGAAGTTCTGTGTAAGTGTCTATGTATAGTTGGGCTGTGTCGAGAGTGTTGGAGATAGTAAGATCAAAGTAGCATTCTAGTGAGAATCTACGGAAGAGTAGAAGGCGACATCGTTACAGCATCACACACCCTGAATATTCGTGGAAAGAGGTAGAAATCGTAGATAcgtttaacctcagaccactaactttCTCGGGTCACTTATCTCAGTCGATTTAAAGTGGGAGAAAAATGATGATCACACTGTAAAAAAAAGCTCAACAACGCATTTTCTTTCTACGCCGTTTAAAGAGCTTTGGTGTCAGTCAAgctattttaaagaaattctaCTGGGCTGTGGTTGAGAGTGTTCTGACATTTTCAGTCACAGTCTGGTATGGAAACACTACTCATAAGGATCGTGAGTATTATTGGTATAGGCCTTCCATCACTTGAGTCCTGAGCCCTGTCgccgctgcctgctgtttgtttctgagtggctaaagtccttgggcaagatttgaaccacgactgtgccttaGTTAACCCAGCTgtgtaattggggacctggtaggatgtaggttgcaatgtgaagactttaatcctatgcgctgaaatggctgcaatggattatatatatatatatatatatatgtgtgtgtgtgtgtgtgtgtgtgtgtgtgtgtgtgtgtattttacatATAACAATATTTCGACTTATGAGATGGCAAGTTCCTTTGACTTGAAAATTATCGTCTTACAGACAAAATGTTTGTAGATTATGataagtgttgtttttttccctTTACAGGTCAGGAGACACTCACAAAACGCAGTACATTGACTGAAAGACACAAGACACAGGCTTACGCAATCACTTCTTCGAGTTACCATACAGTCCCACTTGTCATTGTTGCCTATTGTAGTTATAACAGTCCGAACAATaaaggtttgtttgtttagaaGTCTGTTCTTACCTTGAATTTAGAGTCCAAAATGATGTGACGGACACAGCGACTACGTGTGTGGACAAGTATCATCAGGTGCCATCTGGAGCCATCTGGATAACGACCTTTCGGACGAAACGTCTGCCGAGTTCCTTGGATTTGAAAATTCTAAAGGACACTATATCTGTTATTACCTGGAAAGGAATACTATACTTTGAATATGAATCTAACTGAGTCAACCACAATCCTAAACACCACCTTGAGCACTATCAACACTACAATGATGTCACCCTTCAACGGAAACGACAGTCTGGACAGCATGGCTACCTTTGAAACATTCCATAATTCTACTTCATCTTCGGTTATCACAGAAACTGTTACGGACATCATTTCAACGCTTTCAAGTTCATTGCCAGTGTCAACTTTGTTTGAGTCTTTTAACAACACTAACTTGACTGCAGACGTCAATGCAACTGAATCTGTTCCCCTGACAAATGATAACGATAAACTGCTTACCACTCAACAGACCTTGATTTTGAATGCCATCACCGGCAGCATTGGTGTTTTAGGCAATCTCTTTGTTTGTTGCGTTTTTATCAGAGCAAAGAGTCTAAGAACTctaacaaacttttttattatcaatcaatcaataatcgATTTGCTCACATCCATCACATTTCTAGCCAACAAATGTGGCCCTTCGTCTATTTGGGTACCACCAGGCATTGCCGGagaaattttatgcaaattgtgGTTATCTGGCTATATTATGTGGTCGTTTATAATGGCATCGTCTGTAAACCTGACAGTGATGACGTTGGAGAGATATGTCGCAATGTTACACCCTATGAAACATCGATGTGGCTATACATGGACGAAGGCCAGAATAATCGCTGCCTTTGTATGGATCTTTCCTTTCTTAGCAGAGTTGCTTTGGGCCTTTGCGAACTACAACACGGATAATGGGTACTGCTCTGTACAATGGTACAGCGAAGTCGCATCCAAAGTCTCTGGTGTCCTCTTTTTCTGCCTTGAGTGGGTTTTCCCAGTTACTGCAATGAGCTTCACTTACGTCAGCATATTGATACTTTTAAAGCGACGTTCAAAATCCAAATTAAACGAAGGCATAGTGCAAAATACACACGGTAATCGGTCGCAAGCAGATAAAGCTCGCCACAACGTCACCAAGACGCTATTTATTGTTTCCATAGTCTATTTGCTGTGTTGGTCTCTTCAAGCATGGGAATATTTCCTATACAGTGTGGTCGAAGTGATACCCCTGTTCAGCAAATTCCACGATTTTGCAGTAATACTAGCCTTCACCAACATGTGTGTCAATCCTTTTATTTACTCCATTCAATATGAATCTTTCAGGAAAGGTATCGTCGTGGCGTTTTGTGGAACGAAAAAGAAATATGTTAAGAGCGGTGCTCCTAAAAGTGGGATAGTAAATATCTCTATGACTGTAAGCAAAgagtaataatgtaataattgtcATCTTATTTCTATATCATCAAGCCGTGACATGACATTCAAGATTTTAGTACGCTTCCGTCATCTGGACGATGTGTTTAACCTTGTTATTTCTTTCGACTTGCTTCTAATTTATCTATATGTTTGCGaccttcccgccaaaaataTCACAGTCAATTCAACTATCCCGGTATCCAGCGgatttctttgtattatcaagaAGCCATTCGCACCCGATTGGCGTCctagaattacatgtattatatgtagcAAAAGGTCGCAACAAGCTTGTCtagaccaatctgattaaaatccgatgtagcgTACAAgtcatgatttctttttggctgttacatttactgtcgtttgttatTTGCGGACAGTCTTTACATACGCCTACACTcgcaaaagaacaaacgacagtaaacgtaacagccaaaaagaaatcgcagTGTGTACACTActtcggattttaatcagattggtctaAGACACATGAACAATTGTCTATTGTCCTTACAGTCATGCCAATTATCATAAAAACAATTGAAGTGATAACAGAAGAGACTCACAGCAATTATCTGGTAAAACATGTAACGAACTTGGAAGCAAGTTGAGACAAATAGAATTATTTTTAAGATAAAACCAAATGTGTCGAGTTTACCGTAATAAACCTAAGTTactaaaaatgttaaatttcacaTCCTGGTGAGACAGAAATAATGGGGTTATGGCATAATACTGGACTGCACTGTAGAAACAATGATTTGTTTACATAGAAATGAATTGAAAACAGTGATATGTTCAATATTTAGATTGTTTGAAGATGACAAGGCAAAAATTAGATTATTGTACATAGACTCCACTAGTACGTAGAGTCTATGATTATCAATTATATAATTCCTATCTGTTTTATCTATACACGGGTAAATGTAAATGAGTATGCattaactggagtatcattttttttgatcagacaaccaacaatatattcactgaaaaattGTTACATACCAATAATTAAACATTACACATGTCAATTAatggtctattttatctataatagtacataatatagtaataagttaattaattggggggggggatgattatttgggtgcggacccaataataaatttgattggatatattgcgtcatactatgtgtactgttaCGCAAATAGGTTTACCCACAGATGATTCAAGACTGTGTAGGGTTTACTATATTACGGTGACGTTATTATATctttacattgaaatatttaaaatatctgtattatataatacatttactgtttttcaGTTTCTGTAAAGTGTTATTGCATGTAACTCAATTATGATACTATAAACAAAGGTTTCATCAAAATAGCAAAGCATCGTTTACCATGATTCCAACATCCATACCCTCAGAGTGTATTTTAACGGCGTTTACACACCTTCACCCGTAATTTTGCAGTATTATTGTAATTCTACTTGTAAGTAACGGTTGTCTAAATATTCtccattttgaaaaattatgatgtacgttttgtatttgttttctacTACATCTTGTCTCTCCCCAATGATAAACGAAACCAGCTAGTATCTGACCACCCGTCACAAGGTATTACCGACCCAAAGCTTAGAGAGAAAGTCACTATATTGAACCCTTAGAACCAGTCAGTACTTTATTTGATGTACCCaaagaccctccaccaatgggTGGAGGATCTATGATGTACCACAACCATGACAAACGCAACCTGGTATCTGACCACCTGTCACAAGGTATTACCGACCAAAGCTTCGAGATAGAAAGTCACACTGGCATACTGAACATGTACACTTAGAACCAGTAAACAATTTATTTGATATGCTAATTCCCAATCGGTATATAATCTCTTATTTATCTGTAAACCtgattaaaatataaatgtaattgCCATAGAATTTCCAGTTAATTTCCAATTTccaattttgtacatttatcattAAGGACGGagttattaattattttttgcaAAACAGAGTTGTTTTGTCATCGAATTTACTGCCAGCTTGAAATGATAACTATGATCATTTATCATAATACGTGTATATTAGAATGATTACAGGATTTTACGTCCGAAATAAGTAAATTCATTTGACCACTTGGAGTGTTGAGGACTCCCCGGACTGTACCTGTGGGTATGGCGCCCTCAACGacttaatatttattttcataaagtgGAAGTGGATTTTCTATTTTACCTTGAAATTACTTTGTCAAAATTGTAGTTTGATGTACTGTTCGCCTTCTTATCATACAATGTTTTCGGTCACGGTTTCTTACATGTGGCCTTGACATGTTTATCATAAActatatttttaatttgatattaattgAAATTCTAATAATTTCTTCTCCTACCCAAGGCCAAGGTAGGTAATTTAATTGTCATTAGTAATCAAGCATACCCACTGCGAATGATTTATTAATAATGTACAGCTGTAATATCAATATCTTAATATGTTGATGCCTATTTAATATTGCAACATAGTCTTTTCAAGTTCCTTTGGAGAGATATTGTGGATGTATGTCATTACACATGTATTTGTCgacaatgcaatgtaataaaCACAGTTCTCTTTATTGCTGTCTTGTGTTCTTGTTTGATATTGTTGTGATATCAAAGTGACTGCATAGAgaagagtgagtgagtgagggagggagggagggatatatatatatatatcaaattccAAACTTGAAGGAAAGGAACCAGCCATATTATATCAAGTGGGATATCATCACCCAAGCAGCTGCTTATACAAGTGAGACAAAACGTTGTAACctctgtttaactgagaaactttgtataatcaatgctgaaaagagtATGCTACTCAACAAAAAATCCGAGCTCGTCTCGAAATGTCGCCATGAAGGCAAATACTTGctcgccaactatagaagtaaacccccgtaaaggaatagtttagtccaaccatcttgttacgcaatgtatacatacaaacaataaGTGTATCcaccttgacaatcccaatttaaTCATCTGATGATCACTCGAAGCATGAAACtctctcactaatacatccatgctctgAGTAACAACTTATTACattcttattcttttgaattaaaactatatatatatgggggagggaggggagagacTTTAGAAAAGGGCCAATTGAAAAGGCTCTTCAAAAGAAACAACAATTTTACTTTGTTGACATTTTCctacattttattaaaaaaacgAAATTCCActtcaatttgaaatttacaaCACTTTTCAGGAAACATTTCAATTAATTTGATTATGATTGCATAGTaaaattctttatttattcCTATTGCATGAATACACTACAAATGTCTTACAAGTGTCTGCTGTTTACCTATTGCCTGGCTGtgaacatttttcattaatCAGAGCATTGTATTTATTACTGCAGAAGAAGTACTGCTGCCACAAAAAGGTCACATGGTTTTACAACAATGAGGAGAACAAAGTTATCTGTTCTCTCTGAATTTTAAATTATGCTTGACAGTATCAATCAGTGCATCCATAGctaattctatgtttcttatCCTAACACCTTAATTAAAAGTGATGAGTTGGtcagtcaattttttttaagcGTACgtgtacatacaaacacaagtttcttacttgtctgtggtacatattggtgattttaatgATGCTCAAGTTCAttgaggggtggggggggggggggcttttgtaaatcatgtatatttatgcTCAGAAATAAAGTTTTGTGTCGTTAGTTATAGAATAGGTTTTTGTACTGTGAAACCCCAAGGCACATGTATGAGTCGGATATGGATGATTGCTGTGCTGTAACTCTGGACTAAAAGATCAGTTATTGTGGATGATATCATCTCTTGCCACAAAAAAAAACTGGAGGCTATCTGTGTGATTGCCATTCTGCAACAAAATGTTGTTGCACCCAATCAGATCACTCAGTTCATTGACAGTTACATCCTGCAATGTTCACATCCAATACTGGACATggtgtgtgtggtcaaaatcaGATAAGATGGCAGATAGCTTCCAGAAATGTGTGATGTATATATTTGACGACATAAATATGAGATTAAGTAATATAGGCCTATACCagcaatatatttacataatatcagATATCTGTTAGCAACAGTAGGCGAGATTCTTTACTTTGGTTTCCACACACAATTCTACAGTGAGCCTTCAGTCTTAACGGGAGGGATGATAAGGACACTCCAAGCTATGTATTCCAGAGGCTATgctttacaaatgtaacacatACTGAGTAGTTAGTACAAGTATGCCAGGCAAAGAAGACATGATACAGGACATGAAACAAGACAAATCTTACAATGAATTCCataaaaaaaagatatactagtacatagaaatgctaaattttaaattataatACTAGAAAATAGTTCTACTATTTCAGTCTTTCTTCGTCTTCTTCTTTCTCTGCGCTTTAACCCATTTAATGGCTTTGACTAGGGTGATCAGTACTGGTATACTAATTGGTAGGAATAATGGTATATAAATAGCGAatctgaaaaatacaaatatacaatagtTTTCAGCTCAAATACCTTACAAGCGAAATACTCTATATtattaaacatgtacaaatcttcacctgtgtgacgtcaaatAGGACAGATCAAAACCTTGAATCACCCCTATTCTACCAAACTTTTTTCCCTCAACTGTTCTTGCCATTTTATGCTACAATCAGATTAtcataataaattatgtaatttcaAAACTGGTAAATGCTCATATTATGAGTCTGATATGCAGAGgtacttttattcatatttaattCTATCTCAAAATCATGTCGATGATCAATGACGGTTTGTGTATGTAGCAGCTTACTTCCGTCAAGCTCAGAGCTCTAGAATTTCCCAGAACGAATATTAAAACGAATgtaatcaaaatgataaaaccaATGTTATATTCATACAAGGTTTACTTACATTTTAAAACTAcatttgataatacatgtacatctcaaGTTTACAACTGCTAATTTTGGTAGATTGTAAGCTTGACCTTGCGACAGGTCATGTGATTACGTAAATTACATAGCAGTTGGACGCAATTTTTttatacgcgatgaagaatttAGTGTGATGAAATGTTAGTATTTATAAAACTTGATccaaaattttagaaaaaatatatagattgtattaattatgaattatatgataaatatataatctcacgaaatcaatgttagtttcaTGTCATAATGCTCCTCATATGATTCCCAAGGACTACAAATTCTTACCTCCAGCTCGAATTTGTTTTAGTCCAAGGAATCATACTCATTTCATGgcattatatataattacaggccatgtattttaatgtattgaATATTATTATTCACTTCAAAGAGGAATATATCTCAAGATGTTTAATTTGGGAGAGAGAAAAAAGCCATTTGCGAAATTATCAACCcataaaatgaattgttttataaaaatcTTTCATTTATGATAATGCTAATACCTTTTTACATTATGAAATATGTGCATAGaagttttatgtatgtatacgtgaCGTACAGGTGATTATTGTTTATGAACTCTGATTTTAGACTAGCACTTGTTTTCCGTCGATTTCTTTCTATAAATACTTTAAACACAAGTTATGCATTTCTAAAACATGTCCAACTAAATGAAGGTTCTTTTGTTCCATTAGCTTGCATCAATTATTTAGATTTCCTGAGAACAGTTATTGAATTCTCTGAGATTTCTCAACAACGTCAATAATTTCACACCTGTGGTTATCCCACAAAAGACAAAAGAGAGTGCGTACATTTCATCAATTTAGTTGATCGGCAAATAAGATTTAAAAGGAATCAAATCGACTTGAACATGTTACTTGATATTATGACCACTTACTTTTGATCCTCTGGAAAGTACAGTAGCTCCAATAATGACGGATCAAAGAATGCTTTTTCCGATGCCTGTATGGCTCTCTTTGACGAGTGAAAGGCTCTGTATAGATTGCTGTCTTTGAGATAGCTATGTGTCATCTGTATAGCTTCTACAGCAGTATAGACCTAGTGTATAACATACAGAACACAGTTTGACAAGTGAAAGACTACTTATAGATTATAGATTACTTCCAAAGTACGCTACAGTACTGAAAGTTTCTGGTCAACACTTCTAGCCAATGGGAGAGTTCACAATAAAACACTGTGTTAGTTAGCATATCCATATCACTGACACT from Glandiceps talaboti chromosome 18, keGlaTala1.1, whole genome shotgun sequence includes:
- the LOC144449667 gene encoding neuropeptides B/W receptor type 2-like, which gives rise to MSPFNGNDSLDSMATFETFHNSTSSSVITETVTDIISTLSSSLPVSTLFESFNNTNLTADVNATESVPLTNDNDKLLTTQQTLILNAITGSIGVLGNLFVCCVFIRAKSLRTLTNFFIINQSIIDLLTSITFLANKCGPSSIWVPPGIAGEILCKLWLSGYIMWSFIMASSVNLTVMTLERYVAMLHPMKHRCGYTWTKARIIAAFVWIFPFLAELLWAFANYNTDNGYCSVQWYSEVASKVSGVLFFCLEWVFPVTAMSFTYVSILILLKRRSKSKLNEGIVQNTHGNRSQADKARHNVTKTLFIVSIVYLLCWSLQAWEYFLYSVVEVIPLFSKFHDFAVILAFTNMCVNPFIYSIQYESFRKGIVVAFCGTKKKYVKSGAPKSGIVNISMTVSKE